Below is a genomic region from Nitrospirota bacterium.
TGTCGAGAAACTAAATGTCCTTTTTTTGAAATACAGGAGGGAGTGAAAACCATGTCATCAAAATCGATGGACAAATATGATGAGTTCTTTTCCATGACATACCAGCAAGGCGCCATGGATGTAAAGACAAAGCATCTTGTAGCACTTGGAGCTTCATTGGGGGGTGGATGTCAGCCCTGAACTGAATACTGTCTTGCCGTGGCAAGACAACAGGGGGCAACCGATTCGGAAATAGATGAGGTAATAACAATAGCTATGACCATTGGAGCACATAAAATCCGACTTATGGCTGAAAAAGGGCAGTTACCTATCGGCAAAACTGATGAGTCAAATTCACCCAAAGCTGAAGAAAGCACGGGCTCTACCTGAACACCTAAGTAATGTCCAGTTAGGACGACAAGTGAGGAATATAATCGGTAATCTTGCTCGTGGTGAAAGTTCTACTCTGCTGAGTTGTAGGTGTAACAGACCAATAATTATGGTGCGTTAAACTCCGGTAAGATGGTATCAACCGATATCGCCTTCGGGGCGGTTTTCGATATCAGCTACAAAGGGGGCTAACAGCCCTTTTCCTTTTGGTGGTCAGTGTGATCCTACTGAAGGCAATTTGAGTTTATAACGATAATATAGCGGTATCGGCATAAAAGATTTGCTCCGCTATGCCAATAAGATAATATAAATTTTCGTTACTTTTTCCTCATTTCTTTGCTATCTCGTTGTCACAAGCAAGAACAGAATTATTGAGAGCAAAGTCATCTATTCGGTTGATGTTGTCTTCGATTTTGATGGATTTGTAAGCTCCGAAATAAAGCTCGCCGAGAGCAATGGAAGGCACAAATATTTCTTCAGCTTTTACGATACGTGCATGAATTTGAGGGTCTTTCGCAAAAAGAGCGATAATAATATTTGTATCAAGCAGATATCTACCTTCTCACAACCTTCTTCTATTGCGGCAGACATTAATTTCAGGTCTTCAGCGGGTATTGCCCCTTCAAATTTCACAAGAGACTTTCCAGTAATTCCTTTTGGCATTAAAGCTGAGGCAAAATCAAGGACGCGAAGCTGAAGGTCGTAAGGAAGCTTATCAAGCCGGGCAATCAGATTGTCTCTTATTGCTGCATTTGTCATAATCCACCTCCTTTGGACATTTCTATTTTACCACGTTGTTTCTTTCTCTGCCCACGCTGGGCTCATACCTGATTGTGTCCGAACTCAGGTTCGTCTATACCAGCTATCGATCACTATTTGAAATCTACAAGTTAGTGCAATTTCTGTCAACAAGAAA
It encodes:
- a CDS encoding PIN domain-containing protein, with translation MLDTNIIIALFAKDPQIHARIVKAEEIFVPSIALGELYFGAYKSIKIEDNINRIDDFALNNSVLACDNEIAKK